Part of the Capricornis sumatraensis isolate serow.1 chromosome 9, serow.2, whole genome shotgun sequence genome, ACTCAGTGAGAAaacccagacacaaaagacccacagtgtttgattccatttatgtgaaacgTCTAGGACAGGTAAatccagagacagaaagtggactagtggttgccaggggctggagagggTGGGCCTGGGATCccaacagaggatcctggcccattcccctttaaaaaaaaatacgcATTTAAGTTTGAAATTCAAATtccaccttttttatttttatttaagaagtCCAGATCGAGTGGTGGCAAAACAACTGCCTCCATGGTGGTTCCTCAGCTGAATGAGCATGGGGTGGTGCCAGCCCCCCCATTCAGGTGCAGGAATGTGAGGGTGACAGATAGATGGCCCTGCCAGGAGTGTGAGAGTGTGTCCCTGCAAGGTGCCTGCCCATGTGGGTACTTAGGGTGACACTTGCCAGGCAGGAGTCCCCGTGTATTGGATGTGGGTTTTGTCTGCCCTGGGTCTGGGAGGTGGTCCTGGGGAGTGGGTATAGGGTGTGTAACTCTCCCCACACCAGCTGTGAATGGCTGTGGGTTTCCTCCTGTCCTGGGTTATATTGCCCCTCATGTGTTCCCACGTTTGTGTAGTGTGATGTGACCTGTGAGGCCAACAGGCCTGGCTGGGCCCTGGGAGTCTGTGCACAGTGCACGGTGGGTGGGTTTTCTGGGATGGGGACCTGCGGAGATTCAAAGCTAGAGGGATGCTGTAGAAATTTAATTTTAGGGGGGCTAGAGCCCCCAAGGTGCAGGATCAGGCCTGGCCCCAGAGGATGgaacccccacccctcctccagggggtgcAACTGGGTGAGGGGCCATGACCACAGCTTGGTCTTCTCTGGATCCGTGGGGTGGCCAACACCCTCATAGATGCTCACTGTGACAAAAGAAGAGGTTAGTTGATGGGGGACACATCAGGTCTCAGCCCCCATCCCCATCCTGGGGTACCCCAGAGGCCACCCCCCTCTGCTCCTTCAGATGCCAGGGTGGGGGCCCTGGAGTTGATCCCACCTATCCTGGGCAGCTAGGAGCCACCCAGAAAAGCCCACGGAGAAGCTGTGGTGAAGCTCTGGGTCCCCCGAGCCAGGGGTGTGCTGGCCCCAAGATCCCCCAAGCAGCATTTAACACAGTACCAGGCTGAATTAGGGCTCCCCAGGAGCTAGGCCATTAGCCACCTACATCAAACCAGCCCCACCTAGTAGATTCTGCAAGCACTGTGGCCTCGGAATAAGATCTGGCAGCTAGATCCCACTTGGCGGCAGCGGCCTCAGACCCCAGAAAGCACGCTGGAGACCTAAAGCCGGTTCATGTAGCCGGGCTCCTCCAGGGCGCGTCTAGCCTGAGGTGGTCCCCACGCGAAGCAGCCCAAGGTGGGCTGAATGGGACGGGGGGCAGACCTGCCCGGGTACACACCTGGCGACCTGGGCCAGGATCTCCTTGATGCGGACGATGAGTTTCTCGTGCTGGGCGGGGTCGCGCTCGATGGCACCGTGCAGCCGGGCCATGTAAAAGTCCAGGGTGCTGAGCGTGGGCGTTTCGCCGGTGCCTGGGGAGACAGGGACCCGTCAGAAGAGCCCAATGCGGGGGTCACCATGGAAACAAACTTCAGAAGGTGGGGGTAAGAGGAGGGGACCATGGGTGAGCGTCAGCGGGGTCAGGTGCGCGCGGTCAGGGCGTCTGGACCCGGGGAAATCAAGATCAGCTGTGGCAGAGGTCAGAAGATGGAAGATGGAGAGGGCGGGGTCGTGATGGGGGGATTCGGGGACTGGTAGGGGAGAAGTTGGCGTAGATCAGCCGCCGAGGAATGAACACGGAAGTTAGACCAGGGGAGAGGCCGGGCGCGAGGGCCACTGTGGGCGGGGCTGGCACGAGCAGCATTCAGTGAGGACGGGGCCGCGGGGGCTTAGGATAGCCGGGAGTAAGCGTCAGCAGGGGAGCATCGGTCGGACGGAGAAGCGGGTTTGTGAAGCGACTGGGGGTGAAGGGATGCCAGAGTGAGGACTCGCCGGGCGGGGTCAGAGGGGGCGGGACTCGCGGAAGCCGGGGCAGAGCCCGAGGTCGTCGAGGGCGGGGTCAGAGGGGGCGGGACTCGCGGGGTAGGCGGGGCGGGACTAGGTTGTTGGGGGCGGGGCTTCCAAACCCGGCACTGGCAGCGAAGCGAAGCTGGCGGTGAGCGCCTGGCGCACcgcctggagctgctgctgcagcGCCAGCGTCCGCCGCTCCTCCAGCGCCAGCTCCTGCTCTAGACGCTCGCGCGCGCTGCTCATGCTCTGCGTGTGCCTCTGCAGCACCGCGTTCTGCTCCTCGAAGGCCACGTTCATCTTCCGCAGGCGCCGCAGCTCCGCCTCTCTCGCTGCAGGCGGGGAGCCGGGTCAGAGCCCGACGCTTCCCCGCCATCCCTCTGCCGCCTTCCCTCTGCCGGCTTTGCCCCGAGCTGTGCCCCACGCCAAGCCTTCCGTCACTGCTCTGTCTCCAGCCCCACACCTCAGCAGTCTAGGCTGCGAGGGCAAGAGAGGAAGACACCCACTGCCTCCCGCCTCGATGCCCTCTTGGTTCAACGCTTGCTTCAAGAACCGCTGGTCAGCGCTCACCTTTGTTTTGGTCCAAGAACTCTTCAGTGAAGATGGGGACGTCGAAAGTCGAGAAGCCGTCACAGTCCCCACCCTGGGACGACAGGACAAGGTGGCAATTTTGCGGGGGGGGCAGTCAACCCTCCTATGGGACATCCCCTAAGCTTGGGAGGGTCTGCTGAGGCTACCTGGGTCAGAGTCCATTTTACTGCCCCCCCCCCTCAATTTGTGTGAGTGCCCCGCCTCCACTCGCACACATCTGGACAGGGTGCTCATTTCACCCCATGAGCGACGGTCCTTGGTCACCCGGGGGTTTAAACACTCCAGACCTTTCTGGCCCAGGTGTTCTCCTTGGAGGAGCAACGCTTACCTTGTGTCCATTCAAAAGGGTATTCATGAGCCCAGAGCTGGAATCctctggtgggggagggaggagagcagGGTCAGTCTCCCAGGTCTCCTTTGACCCCCTGCTTTGCACATGCtgccccctctgcctggaatgccattatttccaccaccaccaccaaccacccCCAAGCCCTGCTCATCCTGGATCAAAGGCCCCTCCtgggcccctccccccaccctcataTCCATGTGTGTCCCATCTCAGTACAGATCGCCCCGTTCACTCACAACTGTCTGGTTACATGTGCCTTGTTCCCACGTGACCGTGAGAGACCCTTTGggagggggtagggtgggggggcATCGGCTTGGGTCACCTGTCTCAGAGTAAACACTCAGCTGCCTGGGGGCTGAGGCCCTTCGCACCTTTCTTGATCTTCTTTTCCTGGATCTTCTCCGCACACATCTTGTAGGCTTCTGACTGCTGGTAGGCCCTCAGCTCCTTCATATACTGCTGCTTCTCCCGTTCAGCCTCGTCCAAGTACcgctgg contains:
- the HMG20B gene encoding SWI/SNF-related matrix-associated actin-dependent regulator of chromatin subfamily E member 1-related — encoded protein: MSHGPKQPGAASAPASAKAPGQHGGFVVAVKQERGEGPRAGEKGSHEEEPVKKRGWPKGKKRKKILPNGPKAPVTGYVRFLNERREQIRTRHPDLPFPEITKMLGAEWSKLQPAEKQRYLDEAEREKQQYMKELRAYQQSEAYKMCAEKIQEKKIKKEDSSSGLMNTLLNGHKGGDCDGFSTFDVPIFTEEFLDQNKAREAELRRLRKMNVAFEEQNAVLQRHTQSMSSARERLEQELALEERRTLALQQQLQAVRQALTASFASLPVPGTGETPTLSTLDFYMARLHGAIERDPAQHEKLIVRIKEILAQVASEHL